Proteins encoded together in one Nostoc sp. PCC 7524 window:
- the queF gene encoding preQ(1) synthase yields MSNSSPETVSQSSQEMKYGERNIAEGELITFPNPRVGRRYDINISLPEFTCKCPFSGYPDFATIHITYVPDERVVELKALKLYINSYRDRYISHEETANQILDDFVAACDPLEVTVKADFAPRGNVHTFVEVRHSK; encoded by the coding sequence ATGAGTAATTCCTCACCTGAAACAGTATCTCAGTCTAGCCAAGAAATGAAGTATGGCGAACGCAACATTGCGGAGGGAGAACTCATTACTTTTCCGAATCCGCGTGTGGGTAGGCGTTATGACATTAATATTAGTTTGCCGGAATTTACTTGTAAGTGTCCATTTTCCGGCTATCCTGATTTTGCCACAATTCATATTACCTACGTGCCTGATGAACGAGTCGTAGAATTAAAGGCGCTGAAACTTTATATTAACAGTTACCGCGATCGCTACATTTCTCACGAAGAGACAGCTAACCAAATTCTCGATGATTTTGTGGCAGCTTGTGATCCTTTAGAAGTCACAGTAAAAGCCGATTTCGCCCCTCGTGGGAATGTTCATACTTTTGTAGAAGTACGTCACAGTAAATAG
- a CDS encoding cytochrome c biogenesis protein, which translates to MTIDNSTSTASRWWSVPGKFLRQEFLPVLTDLRLAIALLLIIALFSVTGTVIEQGQSPAFYQANYPEHPALFGFLSWKVIQVVGLDHVYRTWWFLSLLVLFGTSLTACTFTRQLPALKAARRWKYYEEPRQFQKLALSAELDTVSVNSLSQILQNRRYKIFQEKDDILYARKGIVGRIGPIIVHIGIVMILLGGIWGAMTGFIAQEMIPSGDTFQVKNIIDAGPLASAQIPKDWSVRVNRFWIDYTPTGGIDQFYSDMSVLNNQGQEVDHKKIFVNQPLRYHGVTFYQTDWGISAVRVRVNNSPIFQIPMASLDTKGKGRIWGTWIPTKPDMSQGVSLLAKDLQGMVLIYDAQGKLVDTVRSGMSTQVNGVTLKVLDVVGSTGLQIKADPGIPIVYTGFAVLMLGTVMSYFSHSQIWALQKGDRLYIGGKTNRAQVAFEQEVLEILDGLSSQSTTA; encoded by the coding sequence ATGACTATAGATAATTCCACGTCTACAGCATCCCGTTGGTGGTCAGTACCGGGTAAATTCTTGCGCCAAGAGTTTTTACCTGTACTGACAGATTTAAGATTGGCGATCGCTCTATTATTAATCATCGCCCTATTTAGTGTGACTGGTACTGTCATCGAACAAGGTCAGTCACCCGCATTCTACCAAGCCAACTACCCAGAACACCCAGCCTTATTTGGTTTCCTCTCTTGGAAGGTCATCCAAGTAGTAGGCTTAGATCATGTCTATCGGACTTGGTGGTTTCTCTCGTTACTGGTTTTATTCGGCACTAGCTTGACTGCTTGTACTTTTACCCGTCAGTTACCAGCTCTAAAAGCAGCCCGTCGCTGGAAATATTACGAAGAACCAAGACAATTTCAAAAACTCGCTTTAAGTGCAGAACTAGATACTGTTTCTGTCAATTCTTTAAGCCAAATATTACAAAACCGTCGTTATAAAATTTTTCAAGAAAAAGATGATATTCTTTACGCCCGTAAGGGGATAGTTGGACGCATCGGCCCAATTATCGTTCATATTGGCATTGTCATGATTTTGTTGGGGGGAATTTGGGGGGCAATGACTGGTTTTATTGCCCAAGAAATGATTCCCAGTGGTGATACTTTTCAGGTGAAAAATATTATTGATGCTGGTCCTTTAGCATCTGCTCAAATCCCCAAAGATTGGTCTGTCAGAGTCAATCGTTTTTGGATTGATTACACTCCCACAGGTGGAATTGACCAATTTTATTCAGATATGTCAGTGTTGAATAATCAGGGGCAAGAAGTTGACCACAAAAAGATTTTTGTCAATCAGCCTCTGCGTTATCATGGCGTAACTTTCTATCAAACTGATTGGGGAATTTCAGCTGTTCGGGTGCGGGTTAACAACAGCCCAATTTTTCAAATCCCCATGGCATCATTAGACACCAAAGGTAAGGGGAGAATTTGGGGTACTTGGATTCCCACAAAACCAGATATGAGTCAGGGAGTCTCGTTATTAGCCAAAGATTTACAAGGGATGGTATTAATTTACGATGCTCAAGGTAAGTTAGTTGATACTGTCCGTAGTGGAATGTCTACCCAAGTTAATGGTGTGACACTAAAAGTTTTAGATGTAGTTGGTAGCACTGGTTTACAAATTAAAGCTGATCCCGGTATTCCCATTGTGTATACAGGGTTTGCTGTGTTGATGTTGGGTACAGTGATGAGTTATTTTTCTCACTCCCAAATTTGGGCATTACAAAAAGGCGATCGCTTGTATATTGGTGGTAAAACTAACCGCGCTCAAGTGGCTTTTGAACAGGAAGTTTTAGAAATTTTAGATGGCTTGAGTTCGCAGTCTACGACAGCATAG
- a CDS encoding cytochrome c biogenesis protein CcdA, whose protein sequence is MLENLQTQVYQLEQFANTLVSHQLTHLSLLSVGIIFTAGLLTSLTPCMLSMLPITIGYIGGYEAKSRLQAAVQSTWFALGLATTLAGLGITAALVGKVYGQIGIGLPIIVSIIAILMGLNLLEALPLQLPSFGDTNWISPDLPPGVRSYGIGLTFGLVASPCSTPVLASLLGWVANTQDLILGAVLLISYTAGYVAPLIVAGTFTAAIKKLLELRRWSGWINPVSGALLVGFGVFSLISRIPLGSF, encoded by the coding sequence ATGCTGGAGAATCTGCAAACTCAAGTTTACCAACTAGAACAATTTGCCAACACCCTGGTTTCTCACCAATTGACGCATCTGAGTTTGCTGAGTGTTGGGATCATTTTCACGGCTGGGCTATTAACTAGCCTAACTCCCTGTATGCTTTCCATGTTGCCCATTACGATAGGCTACATTGGCGGTTATGAAGCTAAAAGCCGTCTGCAAGCAGCAGTTCAATCAACATGGTTTGCATTAGGATTAGCCACTACACTAGCAGGACTAGGCATTACAGCTGCTTTGGTAGGTAAAGTTTACGGTCAGATAGGCATTGGTTTGCCGATTATTGTCAGTATTATCGCCATTCTCATGGGGTTGAACTTACTGGAAGCATTACCTCTGCAACTGCCATCTTTTGGTGATACTAATTGGATTTCTCCAGATTTACCGCCAGGGGTGCGTTCCTATGGTATTGGGTTAACTTTTGGTTTAGTCGCTTCCCCATGTAGCACGCCTGTTTTAGCCAGCTTGTTGGGTTGGGTGGCAAATACACAAGATTTAATTTTGGGCGCTGTGTTATTAATTTCCTACACAGCCGGATATGTCGCCCCCTTAATTGTGGCAGGTACGTTTACAGCTGCCATTAAAAAGTTACTAGAATTGCGTCGCTGGTCTGGTTGGATTAACCCTGTTAGCGGGGCGCTTTTAGTTGGATTTGGTGTATTTTCTCTAATTTCTCGAATTCCCCTTGGCAGTTTCTAA
- a CDS encoding PAS domain-containing protein → MDNSRLHLFHQDDQKPLVTVPSNTPMAEVIYLMSQAQTSCVLILEQQQLIGIFTERDVVRAIANQVAFADMTVGELMSQPVITLSETEVEDLTIVLQRFREHSICHLPVIDAQGQVLGVVTPVSVRDAWQPSESSGSLVGILPQSSVLQTLNPIELCEVITTLRQIIDTKTAELEQEIRRRQQLTNLLSAREAHYRTSEARLNDILNSAIATSIVSFRVFPNYDWEYEYQSIGCENIFGYTAQEIMTDKTLWMSRVHPQDRETVIMPLFADIFAERTSIVEFRFEHKDGSVRWISATYTSRYSVEENCWIVTGISKDITEQKQAEAALRYSEERWQLAIAGTDEAIWDWNILTDQTFRSDRWFEMLGYQRHELSNWDEEWSNRIHPDDYVRVMAAQAAYMLKQAPSYCVEYRLRLKDGSYGWFRSRAKAVWDETGNPIRLVGSLGNISDRKATEIALQEREAMLRRIGDNLPNGAIYQIIRELDGSDRFSYMSGGIANLMEISAEDVLRDYSLLYRQVMTEDYPRLEAAINESLRHLSVFDVQLRICTPSGKVKWVQLRSTPHQYPDSRVVWDGLIVDITDTKHTEETLRKSQALLEESQKVARLGNWEHHLETGQITWSKQLFELFHRDPAQLAPNYQELLQLFYPEDGQKLAQAVERAASTGESYKLLLRLMQADHSITYIEAIGHAQQNADGKVIRLYGTAQDITERIQAEEKLRHSEARLATTQKIAHVGSWELELNTYKRSWSRETFRIFGLDPIQPEPTHGEFLQMVHPEDQAAVQTQFEQTIALQTPFALEYRIIRPDGSIRYVESRAAYDTKNQVPKIFGAILDITERKQAELEIIHSRDLLQAVFNESADALFLVDPETLLTTDCNQQAVKMFGVCSKAELIGIAGYTLHKESFSAEELAAYFSAINQEGFWSREIEYLTKQGTSFWGNLAIKRIKVAGQDMNLVRVTDISKQQAALRERKRAEAALAKSEEQLRLTLEFTQIGTWDWNVQTGEVIWNDNHYHLLGLDPKTSVARYQIWRDAIHPEDVNRVEQSVAMALQQHTNFVDEYRVIYPDGSIHWLTGRGRGIYNETGEPIRMLGVILDISDRKHYEQMLELQAVMTRNMAEGLCLIRADDGVIVYTNPKFERMFGYESGELLGKHVSIVNYEDDQITAQGTYTKLTAAITKHGEATYEVHNVKKDGTPFWCSATTSVFGHPKYGRVFVAVQQDITEHKQAEEKIKASLREKEVLLQEIHHRVKNNLGIVSSLLQMQSRRTQDLQATAILRDSQNRIASIALVHEKLYRSDDLANIDFAQYIPDLTTHLFDSYNVSSNHIQLNIQVEDVSLDIETAIPCGLIINELVSNALKYAFPVHRAGEIQVRLSPADDHTLILIVRDNGVGLPAEFDSKKTKTLGMTLIQGLVKQLRGNIEINSQQGTEFKITFTKSKV, encoded by the coding sequence ATGGATAATTCGAGATTGCATCTGTTTCATCAAGATGATCAAAAACCATTGGTGACAGTCCCCTCAAATACACCAATGGCAGAAGTGATCTATCTGATGAGTCAAGCTCAGACTAGCTGTGTGTTGATTCTAGAACAGCAACAATTAATAGGTATTTTTACTGAAAGAGACGTGGTGAGAGCCATAGCTAATCAAGTGGCTTTCGCAGATATGACTGTTGGGGAACTCATGAGCCAACCTGTGATTACCCTCAGCGAGACAGAGGTTGAAGATTTAACTATTGTTTTACAACGGTTTCGTGAGCATTCTATTTGTCACTTGCCCGTGATTGATGCTCAAGGACAGGTGTTAGGTGTGGTAACACCAGTATCAGTGCGAGATGCTTGGCAACCTAGTGAAAGCAGTGGCTCCTTAGTGGGAATTCTCCCCCAAAGTAGTGTATTGCAGACATTAAACCCGATAGAACTGTGTGAAGTAATTACTACTTTGCGGCAAATAATAGATACTAAAACAGCAGAACTAGAGCAAGAAATCAGACGGCGACAGCAATTAACTAATTTATTGTCGGCTAGAGAAGCACACTATCGCACCTCAGAAGCTCGGTTAAATGACATTCTCAATAGTGCGATCGCTACTTCCATTGTCAGTTTTCGGGTATTCCCTAATTACGATTGGGAATATGAATACCAATCTATTGGCTGCGAAAATATCTTTGGTTATACTGCACAGGAAATTATGACCGATAAAACTTTGTGGATGTCACGAGTACACCCACAAGATAGAGAAACAGTCATTATGCCCCTGTTTGCAGATATCTTTGCTGAACGTACTAGCATTGTAGAATTTCGTTTTGAACACAAAGATGGTTCTGTGCGTTGGATTTCTGCTACCTATACATCCCGCTATTCTGTTGAAGAAAACTGCTGGATTGTCACAGGCATTAGTAAAGATATTACTGAGCAAAAACAAGCAGAAGCAGCCCTGCGTTACAGTGAAGAACGTTGGCAATTAGCGATCGCAGGTACAGATGAAGCCATCTGGGATTGGAATATCCTGACTGATCAAACCTTCCGTTCAGATCGTTGGTTTGAGATGTTGGGATATCAACGCCACGAACTGAGCAATTGGGATGAGGAATGGAGCAACCGCATTCATCCTGATGATTATGTCAGAGTGATGGCGGCTCAAGCGGCTTATATGCTCAAGCAAGCTCCCAGTTATTGTGTTGAGTATCGTCTGCGCCTCAAGGATGGTAGCTACGGCTGGTTTAGATCCCGTGCTAAAGCCGTGTGGGATGAAACAGGCAATCCCATCCGCTTAGTTGGTTCTTTAGGGAATATTAGCGATCGCAAAGCCACAGAAATCGCCTTGCAAGAACGAGAAGCCATGCTACGACGCATTGGTGATAACCTCCCCAATGGAGCAATATATCAAATTATCCGCGAACTAGATGGTAGCGATCGCTTCTCCTACATGAGTGGGGGAATTGCCAACCTGATGGAAATTTCAGCAGAAGATGTACTGCGAGATTACAGTTTGCTTTATCGTCAGGTAATGACCGAAGATTACCCACGCCTAGAAGCCGCAATTAATGAATCCCTTCGTCATCTATCTGTATTTGATGTGCAATTAAGAATCTGCACACCTAGCGGTAAAGTCAAATGGGTACAACTTCGTTCCACACCCCACCAATACCCAGACAGTCGCGTAGTGTGGGATGGTCTGATAGTGGATATTACTGACACCAAGCATACCGAAGAAACACTCCGCAAAAGTCAAGCCTTGCTGGAAGAATCGCAAAAAGTCGCCCGTCTTGGTAATTGGGAGCATCATCTAGAAACTGGCCAAATTACTTGGTCAAAACAGCTATTTGAACTATTTCATCGAGATCCAGCCCAGTTAGCCCCAAACTATCAGGAACTCCTGCAACTGTTCTACCCGGAAGATGGACAAAAACTAGCTCAAGCAGTTGAACGTGCTGCTTCTACAGGTGAATCTTATAAATTGCTGTTGCGGCTCATGCAGGCCGATCATTCGATCACTTATATTGAGGCGATTGGACACGCACAACAGAACGCAGACGGTAAAGTAATTCGCCTTTATGGTACCGCTCAAGATATTACTGAACGCATCCAAGCTGAGGAAAAACTTCGTCACAGCGAAGCACGGCTAGCCACTACTCAAAAAATTGCCCATGTAGGTAGTTGGGAATTAGAATTAAATACTTACAAGCGCAGTTGGTCAAGGGAAACCTTCCGCATCTTTGGTTTAGATCCGATTCAACCGGAACCGACTCATGGCGAGTTTTTGCAGATGGTTCACCCAGAGGATCAGGCCGCAGTCCAGACTCAGTTTGAGCAAACGATCGCACTCCAAACCCCTTTTGCTTTGGAATACCGCATTATCAGACCTGATGGTTCAATCCGTTATGTAGAATCTAGGGCAGCTTATGATACAAAAAACCAAGTACCAAAAATATTTGGAGCAATTCTCGATATTACAGAACGCAAACAAGCCGAGTTAGAAATTATCCACAGTCGTGACTTACTACAAGCCGTTTTTAACGAATCTGCTGATGCACTGTTTTTAGTAGACCCAGAAACTTTACTGACTACTGACTGTAATCAGCAAGCCGTAAAAATGTTTGGTGTATGTAGCAAAGCTGAACTAATTGGGATAGCAGGTTATACTTTGCATAAGGAGTCATTTTCTGCTGAAGAATTGGCTGCTTATTTTAGCGCCATCAACCAGGAAGGATTTTGGAGTCGAGAAATTGAATACCTCACTAAGCAAGGGACTTCCTTCTGGGGCAACTTAGCCATCAAACGCATCAAGGTGGCTGGTCAAGATATGAATCTGGTCAGAGTCACTGATATCAGCAAACAGCAAGCTGCACTTCGTGAACGCAAACGAGCCGAAGCCGCTTTAGCTAAAAGTGAGGAGCAACTGCGGCTAACCTTAGAATTTACCCAGATCGGTACATGGGACTGGAATGTACAAACAGGGGAAGTCATCTGGAATGACAACCACTATCACTTATTAGGACTAGACCCAAAAACATCAGTAGCCAGGTATCAAATATGGCGTGATGCTATCCATCCAGAAGATGTGAACCGAGTGGAACAGTCTGTAGCAATGGCACTGCAACAGCATACTAATTTTGTAGATGAATATCGAGTCATTTATCCCGATGGTAGTATTCACTGGCTAACTGGTAGGGGACGGGGAATATACAACGAAACTGGTGAACCCATCCGAATGTTAGGTGTGATCCTTGATATTAGCGATCGCAAACACTATGAACAGATGTTGGAACTACAAGCAGTAATGACCCGCAACATGGCTGAGGGACTTTGCTTAATTCGCGCCGATGACGGTGTAATTGTCTATACCAATCCCAAATTTGAGCGCATGTTTGGCTATGAGTCAGGGGAATTACTTGGTAAACACGTATCAATTGTCAACTACGAAGATGATCAAATTACGGCTCAAGGGACTTACACAAAACTTACAGCAGCCATAACAAAACATGGTGAGGCCACCTACGAAGTCCACAATGTCAAAAAAGATGGCACTCCTTTCTGGTGTAGCGCCACTACATCAGTTTTTGGGCATCCTAAGTATGGTAGAGTTTTCGTTGCTGTGCAGCAAGATATCACCGAACACAAGCAAGCGGAGGAGAAAATTAAAGCATCTTTAAGAGAAAAGGAGGTATTACTTCAAGAAATCCACCATCGCGTCAAAAACAACCTAGGAATTGTCAGCAGTTTGCTACAAATGCAAAGCAGACGTACCCAAGACTTACAAGCAACTGCCATCCTGCGCGATAGCCAAAACCGCATTGCTTCCATTGCTCTAGTCCATGAAAAGCTTTACCGTTCTGATGATTTAGCTAATATTGATTTTGCTCAATATATTCCAGATTTAACAACTCATTTATTTGATTCTTATAACGTTAGTTCCAACCATATTCAACTCAATATTCAAGTTGAGGATGTCAGCTTAGATATTGAAACCGCTATCCCTTGCGGCTTGATTATTAACGAATTAGTGTCCAATGCTTTGAAATATGCTTTTCCGGTGCATCGTGCGGGGGAAATTCAGGTGAGGTTATCACCAGCAGATGATCACACCTTGATCCTGATTGTCCGCGATAACGGTGTTGGGCTACCGGCGGAATTTGATAGCAAAAAAACCAAAACTCTAGGAATGACACTGATTCAGGGTTTAGTCAAGCAGTTGCGCGGCAATATCGAGATTAACAGCCAGCAGGGAACAGAATTTAAAATTACTTTTACAAAAAGCAAGGTGTAA
- a CDS encoding hybrid sensor histidine kinase/response regulator → MVSISSNTQNTKTIQVLVVEDEYILAINLQESLESLGYSVVDIADTAEAAIERATQLHPNLILMDIRLRSEMDGIQAAEYIWDHLQIPIIYVTGHSDKSTVERATLTFPFGYILKPVREQELYVAIQTALNRYEREQFLSSVLRGMGDGVIVIDAQWQIKYMNQVAEGITGWRLDEVKNQIVTAVIQLIDEQTLNSVQNPMIAAIQQGKTIYLCDGLRPTVSDRTLLINKHGTMIPIADSAAPLRNNSGVITGAVMVFRDDTQRRLTEERNLANERSRQLEVQVVELQRINQLKEDFLTATSHEMRTPLSNIKLAISMLKNLLNQQNIFKAYAPEAFESTSRYLNIIQHECERQLNLVDDLLSMRIIDADAYPLELTSIHLQNWLPQLVASFQDMAQTQRQILELSIAPDLPPLFSDLGLLNRIVSELLTNACKYTPALGRITVTVHLNQNLKLFKDQEAQVSKSQISQVPYFEIRINNSGVEIPTAEHFRIFDPFYQIPSNKAPDKLSIFDSSYQIDQNESLLNSGTGLGLALVKKLVEYLQGKIEVSSAYGLTTFTIQLPVTFSQL, encoded by the coding sequence ATGGTTAGCATCTCCTCAAACACACAAAACACAAAAACGATCCAGGTGCTGGTGGTGGAAGATGAATATATCTTAGCCATCAACTTGCAAGAAAGCTTAGAATCCCTAGGATATAGCGTTGTTGATATTGCCGATACCGCCGAAGCCGCCATTGAGAGAGCAACACAGTTGCACCCCAACTTGATTTTGATGGATATCCGACTCCGCAGTGAGATGGATGGTATCCAAGCCGCCGAGTACATCTGGGATCATCTGCAAATTCCCATCATCTATGTCACCGGACATTCTGACAAAAGCACTGTGGAAAGAGCCACATTAACCTTTCCCTTTGGCTATATCCTCAAACCCGTGCGAGAACAAGAACTGTATGTTGCCATTCAAACAGCACTCAATCGCTACGAACGCGAGCAATTTTTGAGTTCTGTGTTGCGGGGAATGGGGGATGGAGTGATAGTAATTGATGCCCAATGGCAAATCAAGTACATGAATCAGGTAGCAGAAGGAATTACAGGATGGCGATTAGATGAAGTTAAAAACCAGATAGTCACTGCGGTTATACAACTGATTGACGAACAAACTCTCAACTCTGTACAGAATCCTATGATTGCTGCTATACAACAAGGAAAAACTATTTATTTATGCGATGGGCTACGCCCCACCGTAAGCGATCGCACCCTGCTAATTAACAAACATGGCACAATGATTCCTATAGCAGATAGTGCTGCACCTCTACGAAACAACAGTGGTGTTATTACAGGAGCCGTCATGGTGTTTCGGGATGACACCCAACGACGGCTAACAGAAGAGCGTAACCTAGCCAATGAGCGTTCCCGTCAACTTGAAGTGCAAGTAGTAGAACTGCAAAGAATCAATCAATTAAAAGAAGATTTTTTAACAGCAACTTCTCATGAAATGCGAACGCCATTATCAAATATCAAATTGGCTATTAGTATGCTCAAAAATCTTCTCAATCAACAGAATATTTTTAAAGCTTACGCACCTGAAGCTTTTGAGTCTACATCCCGTTATTTAAATATTATCCAGCATGAATGCGAACGGCAATTAAATTTAGTCGATGATTTGTTGAGTATGCGAATCATTGACGCAGACGCTTATCCCTTAGAATTAACTTCAATTCACCTACAAAATTGGCTCCCCCAACTGGTAGCAAGTTTTCAAGACATGGCCCAAACTCAAAGACAGATTTTAGAACTTAGTATTGCTCCAGATTTACCGCCTTTGTTTTCCGACTTAGGTTTACTCAATCGGATTGTGTCAGAGTTACTTACTAATGCTTGTAAATATACTCCAGCTTTGGGGCGAATTACAGTGACTGTTCACCTCAACCAAAACCTCAAACTTTTCAAAGATCAGGAAGCTCAAGTTAGTAAATCTCAAATTTCACAAGTTCCCTACTTTGAAATTAGAATTAACAACTCTGGTGTAGAAATTCCCACAGCAGAACATTTTCGTATTTTTGACCCATTCTATCAAATTCCTTCTAACAAAGCTCCAGATAAGTTATCAATTTTTGACTCATCTTACCAGATTGACCAAAACGAATCTTTGCTAAATAGCGGTACAGGTTTAGGCTTGGCATTAGTGAAGAAACTTGTAGAATATCTCCAGGGAAAAATTGAAGTATCAAGTGCTTATGGTTTGACAACATTTACAATTCAATTACCTGTAACCTTTTCCCAGCTTTGA
- a CDS encoding aldo/keto reductase — protein MSANQELTLPQMGCGTWAWGNQLLWGYNESMDDELQAVFNLCVSHGVTLFDTGDSYGTGRLQGRSEILLGRFSRAYQGVNQEHICIATKLAAYPWRWTRQSMIKACQASTQRLGRNVDLVQMHWSTANYAPWQEEGLLDGLADLYEQGLVKGVGLSNYGTKRLQRVHQKFAARGVPIKTLQVQYSLLSTYPVTHLGLKEVCDELGIQLIAYSPLALGILTGKYSEQGPFPKGIRGLLFRQLLPGVRSLLQCLRAVAESRNKTMSQVAINWCICKGTIPIPGAKSVTQAQSNIGALGWQLDAGEIAELDQAAASTDKKMVQNIFQTK, from the coding sequence ATGTCAGCTAATCAGGAATTAACTCTACCACAGATGGGTTGTGGAACTTGGGCTTGGGGAAACCAATTGCTTTGGGGATATAACGAAAGCATGGATGACGAGTTGCAAGCTGTGTTTAACCTGTGTGTGAGTCATGGTGTCACTCTCTTTGATACAGGTGATTCTTACGGCACTGGACGCTTGCAAGGACGCAGTGAGATATTATTAGGACGATTTTCTAGGGCGTATCAAGGGGTAAACCAAGAGCATATCTGCATTGCTACAAAGTTGGCTGCTTATCCTTGGCGGTGGACACGTCAATCAATGATTAAAGCTTGCCAAGCCTCGACTCAACGCTTGGGGAGAAATGTTGATTTAGTACAGATGCACTGGTCAACTGCCAATTATGCCCCTTGGCAAGAGGAGGGACTCTTGGATGGTTTGGCTGACTTGTACGAACAGGGTTTAGTCAAGGGTGTGGGGCTATCTAATTACGGTACTAAAAGATTGCAACGTGTACATCAAAAGTTTGCGGCTAGGGGAGTACCGATTAAGACTTTACAAGTGCAATATTCGCTGTTGTCTACATATCCGGTTACACATTTAGGGCTAAAGGAAGTGTGTGATGAGTTAGGTATCCAATTAATTGCTTATAGTCCTTTAGCGTTAGGGATATTAACAGGCAAATATTCTGAGCAAGGCCCCTTTCCCAAAGGTATCAGAGGTTTATTATTTAGACAGTTATTGCCGGGAGTGCGATCGCTTTTACAGTGTTTACGAGCCGTGGCAGAATCTAGAAATAAAACCATGTCCCAAGTAGCGATTAACTGGTGTATCTGTAAAGGCACCATTCCCATCCCTGGCGCGAAATCAGTAACACAGGCTCAAAGTAATATCGGTGCTTTGGGTTGGCAGTTAGACGCTGGCGAAATTGCAGAATTAGATCAAGCTGCTGCCAGTACAGATAAAAAAATGGTGCAAAATATTTTTCAGACTAAATGA